One Thermodesulfovibrio thiophilus DSM 17215 genomic window carries:
- the der gene encoding ribosome biogenesis GTPase Der: MFTVVIVGRPNVGKSTLFNRMIKSDTKLKAITDKFPGVTRDINYGVARFDNAEFNVVDTGGFFLEDKIEDIIHRQMLEQIEMVISDADLIIHLLDGKEGLLPDDIETARKLRQTGKKIFWVVNKIDDPSKLNRMYEFFSIGTDELIPVSAVTGYGFEELINKIIEIIPETPQTKNSQEFIPKIAIVGRPNVGKSTIINALLGKKRMIVSPVPGTTRDAVDSLCTYYGKKYLIIDTGGIKRLSYYKKDIEASTFVEKLSYFKALKSIQEAHICIVVMDAADGIVNQDQKIVGMVTEQKKGLIILLNKWDLIQPEERDRKVRYFADEIKRKLWFIDYAPYLTVSAIDKRRLTKIFPLIDQILEEYKKRVSTAELNKLFNEKLKDVILPSSGKELKFYYITQVSIEPPTFVVFVNDDLAVKQHHIKFLEKLIRETFNFKFTPINIKLKKRK, encoded by the coding sequence ATGTTTACTGTTGTTATTGTTGGAAGGCCTAATGTTGGTAAATCAACACTCTTTAACAGAATGATTAAGTCTGATACTAAATTAAAAGCAATTACAGATAAATTTCCAGGAGTTACAAGGGATATAAACTACGGAGTTGCGAGATTTGATAATGCAGAATTTAATGTGGTTGATACAGGAGGATTTTTTCTTGAAGATAAAATTGAAGATATTATTCACAGGCAGATGCTTGAACAGATAGAAATGGTGATTTCCGATGCAGACCTGATAATTCATCTTCTTGATGGGAAAGAAGGCTTACTTCCAGATGACATTGAAACTGCAAGAAAGTTAAGGCAGACAGGTAAAAAAATTTTCTGGGTTGTCAATAAAATAGATGATCCCTCAAAACTAAACAGGATGTATGAGTTTTTTAGCATAGGAACTGATGAACTTATACCTGTTTCAGCTGTTACAGGTTACGGTTTTGAAGAACTCATTAATAAAATTATTGAGATAATTCCAGAAACTCCGCAAACAAAAAACTCTCAGGAATTTATTCCAAAGATAGCTATTGTTGGAAGGCCTAATGTTGGTAAATCAACAATTATAAATGCCTTGCTTGGCAAAAAAAGAATGATTGTTAGTCCAGTTCCTGGAACCACAAGAGATGCTGTTGATTCATTATGCACTTACTATGGGAAAAAATATTTAATAATAGATACAGGAGGAATAAAAAGGCTTTCTTATTACAAAAAAGACATCGAAGCATCAACTTTTGTTGAAAAACTATCATATTTTAAAGCGTTAAAAAGTATTCAAGAAGCTCATATATGCATTGTTGTTATGGACGCGGCAGATGGGATTGTTAATCAGGACCAGAAGATTGTCGGAATGGTGACAGAACAAAAAAAGGGGTTGATAATATTACTAAATAAATGGGATTTAATCCAACCAGAAGAACGAGATAGAAAAGTTCGATATTTTGCAGATGAAATAAAACGTAAGCTATGGTTTATTGATTATGCTCCATATTTGACTGTATCAGCAATAGATAAACGAAGACTTACAAAAATATTCCCGCTTATTGATCAGATTCTTGAGGAATACAAAAAAAGAGTATCAACCGCAGAATTGAATAAACTTTTTAATGAAAAATTAAAAGATGTAATCCTGCCATCCAGTGGAAAAGAACTGAAGTTTTACTATATAACTCAGGTTAGTATAGAGCCACCCACGTTTGTTGTTTTTGTGAACGATGACCTGGCAGTTAAGCAACATCATATTAAATTTCTTGAAAAACTCATCAGAGAAACTTTTAATTTTAAATTCACTCCAATAAATATAAAACTCAAAAAAAGAAAATAG